CATCAACCACCTAATGAAGGCGGGGGCGGTCGACCAGTCCCGCCTCCTACAACAAACCATCTGCTACCACCGCCCCTTAAATTGGAGCTTCTCAATGTCATGGGGCTACTCAGCTCACATCTATGAGGCCATAATGGCTAGAAACTATTTGAAGAGGCCGTTGGAGACATTTGCACCATTTGAAAGAGCTAATGCTCCGGTTTTCATGTTCAACACAAGGTGGGGTGTGCTTGATAACCCTTGTGAAGCTCCCCATGTGCTGTACTTCGAGTCGATTGAGAGCGATCGAGAGGATAGAATCGTGACCACTTATATGAGGAAGTGGGCTCGTAATCTTCCTCCTTGTGCTGTTTATGGGAACCATTCAGCTGAATCAGTctccaagattagggttttttcaTCTGCAAAGGTCCCTTTGGAGGTGTGTTCACTTTCTCTTGTTTATGGTTGATTTTGGAGTACTCATTTAGTCCTTAAAAATGTGTTTGTTGGCTTGTTTACAGGCAGGAGGAGTAGAGTGCTGTGATGTGAGAATGGTAGACATGAATGTTACTGAAGTGAGCTACAGGCCTTGTTATCATGGGGAAGTCATGGCTTAAACCTTCAGCTTTCTCTGTGGTTGTCTATCAAGTTTAGCACGTTTAGACGTAGCTTGAGTTGCATGTCAACGACATTTAAGTAGGATTTATTGTCATGacccaattttcaatttagacTATGTCTTAAAGAAAATGCAGCTCCCGAGTACCTTTCCACCTCGATTGGtacttgaaaatgaaaaggagaaagaagtgattataaaaatactcagtaagcaatCTACTTGTAGACTCCTATCGCATCCTTAACCTAGTAAGTTACCATGAGCTTTTATCACAGTTTAGAAGTTCTTTCCTAATATCATTTGTTTATGTAGTCCCTCGTCCACTATCAAGGCAAGTTTGTCTTACACATAGTAGTGAGGAGCGTTTGTCTTACACATAGTAGTGTCTCCTCATGTTCTCTACTCAGGTAGTCCCTCATCCTCTCTCAATGCGGGTTTTTGAGTCTTCACCTGTTTCTATACACAGTAACAGTTTCGTATGTTGTCTAACTCATGTAATCCCTTCTTAAGGCGGGTTTACGGGCTCTGACCTATTTCTACACACCTGTTCATGTTGCTAAAGGTCTTGTAAGTTCTCTTGAGGTTCCTTGGGTGTCATAAAGGTTTACTAGGTTCTTAGAGCGTCTAGGCAGTTTAAATCTCGTCTCGCGTTTCCAAGTCTCTTGGGGCTAGCTCCCCAGGATGCACTTAGGTCTAGACCTCTGATTGCCACTCACGATCCTAGGGTACTTGGTCTTCTGAAAATGTTCCAACCTAGGTCAACGTATAAATTACTCTAACTTTGGAACCTTAATCTCAGCTGAGATCACTTATGCATACTTTGCTAGGGAGATACTCTTACCGATCAccttaaatatgaaaaacatattatattcattcatatatGCATATTAGGGAAATAATCTTATCAATCACCTAATACACAcaaatcataaatcataaatcataCATTCAAACAAGCTTAACGGGGAGATAACATCCAAAGCACAGATCATAATATCTATCTTCCATTCTAATACAACgaaaagtattaaaataagCATGCAATTGAATTTTGggtattttcataatttaatcatatatATTGTTCTCATCTAAAATTGTTCGATCTGAGTTCTAATCATGTCTATTCTAATCAACTAAAGTAAGATATGCTCATATGGTAACTTGTCCTAGCGATCCGTGCAAGCATTACCGATCTAAAATTTGTATGGTTATATTTCTCGTTTTATGGGCCAAGTTTAATGGGCTTTTAGGCCCAATAATTTCTTTGGCCCATTTTTTCTAAAACGGGTTTTCACTAATTTAGACCTCGAATTTTCCTATCGATTTAGTTCAACTCGATATTGATATGACCAAAAATCATAGATAAAAGCAAAAAACGTTACCTCTCGatctaaatttcaatatcGATATGAATTTAGCTTCCATTACTTACACACACACAATTAAgatttattcaataattaaaagcCATAGAAATCACAAAGTACAATAACTTTAAACACACTATTAGTGTTCTAAACACATATTTAAAGgtaattaaaaaagttgatCATATCtaaatttgatcaaaacataGAGAGAATTGATTATTTCTCAGACTGAAATAAATCCAAAACTTTGCAAAGAACATCATCCCATATTGAAACCTTCGGAACAGCAACATCGGAGTTCTCAAAATCTGTCTGAAAAAACACAGTTCTGCCATGTCGGCTCTCAATCAAAGCCTCAGCCAAAGCACTGTTTTGCAGCTTGTAACAAGTTCTCCACGTCAAACGAATTGGCTTTGTCCCTGCAGGAAGATGCTCAAAGCCCTTAACAATGACAAGCAAACACAAGGCCTCAAACATCTTAGGATCAATCGAAGACATTGTAATGTTGGGAAAAACATTGAAATACAATGGCCCATTACATAATCTCGCTTCCACCATTCCCAAAATCGAGTCTTCGAACTTTTCGGTTCGAGTGTCGAAAACGCATAGAGTAATCGTAgcgtttaagggtattttttttgtcaaagtTTTGGCTCCAATTTGGATCATCCCCACGTTGAACATGCTGTAGAATCTTTTGCTTCGGAGGCTAGCTATGAAGGGGGATTCAAGGATTAAGCTGGTGGCTTGGGTGCCATTGCCACAAGCCATTTCCACTTGTTTGGTTTTGATGGATGGATCAGACAAGAAATTGAATGGATTTGTTTTGTAGATTTTCGATGTGGGAACTTTTGGGATCTTCCAATTCAATAGATTGTTGCCTTTTTTGATGAATTCTTCGTTGTCTAAAGCATGCCTTTGTCCTCCTCCTCTTGCCTTTGAACTCCAACAAGGTTTGAGAAAAGTagccatttttcttttgatatgGCAGAAGGTAAGAAATGGGGTATTAGATTTGGTTTTTGATGGGCTATGGGTATGCCATGGAAGAAGGCAATGGCTTTATAAAGACTTGAATGTTGTGTGTTCTTGAGTGTGTTCTTGAGTGATAGAGATAAGATTGAAAAGTATGCAAGAGGGGACAAATTAAATTGTAGAGCAAGTTTTTGAGTTGATGATTTGTGATGTCATCATTTTATTCTCAAGAAAAGATGTTTTGTCACGGTATGAAATTAGTTTTTTGATTTAAAACTTTCACTTTTCgatctaaaaaatattctcagaaaagaatttgtgagatctcacctcgattgaggaggagaacggagcattctttataagagtgtgaaaatcgaCCCCTAATATATACGTTTTACAAACTCAatgaagacaatatcggctagcggtgggcttggaccgttacagaATTTATGTAAAATTTTACGAGTTACAAATCAAGTATAATAAAATAGGTCATATCTATCAATAATATCAGAAATCTAGAATTTTTAGCTCATGGGTCGATCGTTTTTCTATGAAAGTGTTAGAAActacgactctccacagtttggtttgataccatgttaggaaccacatatctccacaatgatatgatattgttcattgtgagcataaactctcgtggctttgcttttgatttcccCAAAATAattcgtaccaatagagatgtattctttacttataaactcctGATCATCTCCTAATACTCTTTCTCAATAATCCTGAACATACGTGACCCACAAATAAAgacatattttgttgtttggtCTCATGATAGTGTGAAGGAACTCTCTCGGAAAGTGTAGTGAAATGAAAGCTTGGAACCAAATGGGTTATTGGGTTCTATGGTCGAACATCATTAGAGCCATTTACGATGATATTCTATATCAAATTTACATAAAACTTAGATGACTCACTGATCCGATTCGTGCATGCTATTATCATAGATGAAGCTGCTATCACTAGAGGTTCTTCGTTGGGTTCATGTGCAATTGTGGTTGCACGTAGACATGTCTATGGATAAAAATATCGAGAGAAATTTAGAAGATAATCATCGACATTAGTTTGAGTTAAGGATGTGGGACATTACAATTGTTATTATTGAACTACTTTAGCTTGTTGACGAAGGTTAGCCACTTGGTGAAGTTGTCCATTCATGGGGCAACTAACATAAAGAAGACCCATGAATAAAGAAATAACCCTacctcttccttttcttttcttttttcttgttgatttttctttttctaaagattCTTTCTTAGGCTATGCCGCCTTACTATGACCTAAATTTGATTCTAACGGTCGACATAGATTTCATGAGACCTGCCCACTATTACGACGAAAAAAAGCCATGTCATTTACCTTCGTTACTAGGAGAGTCTACTACTTCTATTAGCATCAAACCTTGAGTTGAATTGATCGTGTGTCATAGGTAGTTTGCATAGAACGAGTTGtcgagtcatatgaacactcttAAAAGCATCTTTTAGTCAATAATGCATAATCATACTACATATCGTTGTAGGTTCGTGGAAAGAGCCTAAGAAAGaatctttagaaaaagaaaaatcaacaagaaaaaagaaaagaaaaggaagaggtAGGGTTATTTCTTTATTCATGGGTCTTCTTTATGTTAGTTGCCCCATGAATGGACAACTTCACCAACCAAGTGGCTAACCTTCGTCAACAAGCTAAAGTAGTTCAATAATAACAATTGTAATGTCCCACATCCTTAGCTCAAACTAATGTCGATGATTATCTTCTAAATTTCTCTCGATATTTTTATCCATAGACATGTCTACGTGCAACCACAATTGCACATGAACCCAACGAAGAACCTACAACGATATGTAGTATGATTATGCATTATTGACTAAAAGATGCTTTTAAGAGTGTTCATATGATTCGACAACTCGTTCTATGCAAACTACCTATGACACACGATCAATTCGACTCAAGGTTTGATGCTAATAGAAGTAGTAGACTCTCCTAGTAACGAAGGTAAATGACATGGCTTTTTTTCGTCGTAATAATGGGCAGGTCTCATGAAATCTATGTCGACCGTTAGAATCAAATTTAGGTCATAGTAGGGCGGCATAGCGACGCCATTCTCGGACATAGCAGCAGATGGGCAGGCTGAGCTTAAATTCAAACCAGACACTTCTTTGTTTGAGCTCCTCCCACGCATGCAGATCGAAAGATCTTGTCCTGGACTGGGTAGAGATTCTCGTGAGATAGGGAGGGAgtaaggttgggttgggttaaattttctttgtcAGATTGGGTCGAGcaatccaacctaacccaagATAGAGTTACAATCTAACTCaactctatttttaaaaagaataagagtATTTAACGTTTTATGACCGATGTTAGTGATATATTATGACTTATAAATGTtcgatatttaaattttatgaaattttagttaataatataacatgtattatggataagtaaaataattaaataattaaaaaaaatctaactcaCCTCAACTCGACCAGTTGAGTTGAGTATGAACTTGATTCAGATTATTTGAGTCAGCAATccaaccaactcaaaatttctaaCTCAATCTGTGTGCCCTAACCGCtcctaataaaatttataccaTCTAAACCCGTCCATTACCATAATAAAGAATTCCAAATGGGTAAGTTCGTGGAAAATGCTACCaccttttgttctttattcCAACCCTTCATCCACAAGTTAGACAAAAAGGGTATAGAGAGCCCACATATCCACAATCATGATATGAGAGAATTCAAGTCCAcatttatatattcaaattatatatatatatatataaaagaatttcaaaaattaaatttaaaaagaaattgaaagaggAATACCTGAGACCGCTGTCGAATGAAACTAATCTGGAGGATAGGATGGCTACAAAAatgttaaagaaaaattaaagtcACAGTCAGTACTAACAAGAtgcataaaaactttaagattaAGTGTTACTGTgttgaaattatttaagatataggaaaaaaatataaaaatatattattaatattataataaaaagttggAAGATCTTTCCACGAACCGAAAAAGTAAAGAAGAATTATAGAGTGATTATTGAAGAGTGATGAGGTCATCAAAGTGATGCCATGAGTTTGGAAGTTATTCCACTCGTAACGAACACGTCCTAGGAGCAATTCTAATAATATGATAACTAAGAACATGCTTaacagaaatgaaagaatgcATGTAAATAGAGCAATTCTAATAATATGATAACTAAGAACATGCTTaacagaaatgaaagaatgcATGTAAATAGAGACAAAGGATGCTAGAATGACTCTATGTTGGTCTGTGAGAATAGTTTTCACTATTAGAAGCGAGAAGTAACGTGATCATGTGTCGTAGAAAATACTGGGACTATCAGGTGATAAATCCAAATTCCAATTCCTAAACATGGGTCGATACAagtagggtcacttactgCTTGTTTTCAATACTTAACTTTTTCCGTTAAAAGGCATGAACATTTGAAGTGAGTGACAAAGATCAATACAAAACTAGTCGTAGTATACGAGTCTATATGAATGTGGAGTATTTACTGTACATACTTCTATCTCTAACTTATGGACGAAAGATGAGCAAATAAGATCAGGCTTAGCCATATTCACAGACTTTCATTTATTACAAACACAAATCCATTATTCCATCTCATCCCATTTGGCGAACAGAGTAATAGACAATCATACTAACATAATATATACTCTTTGCAGAATTCATAAAGTTCGAACACAACACAGAGGGAAACCAAAAAGAGCACAAATTTCAGacacaaaaacacaaacaataGACACATAGGTCAAAAGAACACATCTGCATAGGACTTCCGTCATCTCATGCCACCAAGTAGGAGTGTTAACTGGCAGGGAACGACATCGAGATGGATCATAACTTAAGCGTAAAAGAATTCTGTCACCTAGTACGATTTAGAACGTGGCGTCGGCCAGTTTTCGGGCAGCTGAACTTCATTCCACACAGTAACTCCTTGCTCAAAATCATTCATAGCAGTCTCAAAATCAGTCTGAAAAAAGattgttcttccatttgaaGGAGTCTTAAGCAAAACTCGTGTCTCAACTCCAGGTTTAAGGACTTTGTAACAAACTCTATACATCACCACAATGTTCTTGGGACCTTCAGGGAGCTGCTCAAACTCTCTAACTTTAGCattcaaaaacaacaaatcatCCAGCCGAGGGGCAGAAAGAGACTCCACAATGTTAGGGAAGACATTGAAGTAAAGAGGGCCATCTTTCAAATTGGCCTCCACCATCCCCAAAAGGGAATCTTGTAAATTGCGATGCCTTGCATCTCTAAGGCACAAAAGCACTTTGGCATTCAAGGGTCCTCTTGTTAAGGCCTTGACTCCAATTTGAACCATTCCAATGTGAATTGTGCGGTACTTGTTTTGGAGATGCCATAAGTCATCGTCTTCACGAATCAAGTTTAGATATCCACCGCCGTTGCTTAGAGGGCTGTTCCCTTCTTTGGTTTTGAGAAGGGAATTACGAGAAAAGTGAGTGAAGAGGTTTGTTTTGTAGATTTTGGAAGTGGGAAGAGTTGGGATGTTCCATGTTAAAAGATCATCTTTGCCTTTCTCCACTATATCATATTCATCGGTGTCTAAAGTGTGGGATGAGGCTGATTTGGAACATGAACTTCTTCTCCTTCCACATGCCATTTTTGGAAGAGCTGAAATGGGGATTTTGTGTTGAAGATCAAGTGTGTGTTGGGGGTTGGGAAGGAGTTTATGAACATTTTtgtggaagaagatgagaatttATAGTAGTAagatgaacaagaacaaggaaaATTTAAACAGTCTTCCATAAGAAAAAGTTCACAAAGTTGATCAAAagatgaaaggaaaataaagtTCTCTTTATGTGAATGGGAGATTGATTGGAGTCTCACATGGGGGAAGATCATGGGTATACAAGTAAGAgacactatctccattggtaaaGACCTTTTGGGtcaaaccaaaagcaaaactataaaagcttatactcaaagtaggCAATATAATACCACTATGGAGATCCGttgtttctaacatggtatcaaaaccatGTCCTTATCATAACTTAGTCATGCTAATAGAATcttcaagtgtcgaacaaaaaagttgtgagcctcgaaagtgtagtcataGTGACTCAGGTGTCGAAGAAagggtatactttgttcgagggttgTAGAGAGGAGGTtatatagtgtactttgttcgaagggaggattgttgagaattcgTTGGAATCCtatattggctaattaaggagaagaTCATGGGTATAGAAAGCTTATacttaaagtagacaatatcatactatcgaaaagtttcaataatactcccttctccttctcgtcaaccaaaaatattgattgattagagagaagaaaagttcAGAAGATGACAAGCTTTGAACTTCTGATGCAAGTTTCACTGCACACATGATGTGTATAATTTGGGACCCAGAAGTATTCTGTGGGACATCATTTCTATAGTACCATTTTCTCATAATGAAAGAATCTTTGTTATCTTCATCTTTTGGCTCTTTTTTCTCCATTAAAAAAGAGGGCTAGGATCTTTCCAAGAACTTGCCAAGCCATTTGCAAGAACCTTACTTGAACATTCAAACAGATTGATAAACCCTGCAAGAATCCAAACCCCATCAGCCAAACAGGCCCCTTTTTCATTTACTTAAAACTTCACTTTTGCATTCAGCCTTTGAGAAACCATCATTTAGAAGTACCTTTTAATTTGAAGGGAGCATTTGAGGTATGAATTTAAAAGGTTTAGAGGTCagaactaagaaaaaaaaatgtttccaaTCAAAGTTCAGAAGCCTCAAGTTTACAAAATCTATGTTCGGAAGCTGGTTACAGAAGGTCGGAGTTTAGAAGAAACGTTGTGAAAGAAGTTTAAGTAGTGAATCAATGTTTGCTGATACCTCCAACAAAACCTAAGTTTGGCAACTCTTCTCCAAACATGAGTTCGACTTAGGAGTGTGGGTTTCCATGGACGTGTCTGACAAGTGTTCATGGACATTCGACATCAACATAAAGAgtgaattaatattttcagcAAGGGTCCAAAGGAGGATGGTAATAGTTGGGGCCGTCCGAATTTCCATGGATGTCAATAAACCTCTGAAACTAGGCGTAAATTTACCAAAAGAAGTTGTATCTGAATAGGACATGAGTGTGTGATGAAGATGATAAGGTTTATATTGGGTTTTTTGCACTTTAGAGCAGATCACAAGAGAACCTCGAAAGGAGGTAATTTTAATAGAAGCAAACTTATATAACACTCGTGCAGACAAACAATTAACTTGGGTACAAAATTATACCAAGTTCAGTAGCATCCATTTCTATCCGGCTGTTGCAGAACAGTAACAAGCCCGAGGAGAGAACGAGACTATTACACTCGTTCGACCTTATAACATTGACTTATAAGgcgaaaaaatttaaacctcCTTACCAAATCATTCATTCCTCCCGTTTTGTTGAGCAGCCACGTAGTTGCGAACGACTTCCATTGCTAATTGATGAGCATTCTTATTCTGAAGCCTTGCAAGGTTATCCATGGCCTCAAACGTATCCTTATCAGCAAAAAGCTTCAGATTGTATCGTGCTGGTGCAAGCACAGGACCATCCCATTTTTCAACCAGCTCTTTAAGTTTTTCAAATCCCTGAGGATTTTACCAAAACGACTACCGTTCACGAAGAGTTCTAGTAAGTCGAAGATAATTcggttcaaaattttagacaCCTTAGAAACAAACTCACCAAGCGGTTCGTGAAGTCTCCAAATGATTCTTTAGAGTGTCGTTTGCGCTTCCAATGATAGAATAAGGGTTCCAAGACTTTTTCAAGGTCATGGATCTTAACCTTATCCATAAAAGTCCTTGCCAATGACGTTTGATTGGGTTTTCCCCCAAGCCATAACTGTTACAAGGTAAGAGCACGCATATACGTGAAGAATTCACGAAGATATAAATTGAGTACGCATATTCAAAAGTTTCCACTTAGAACGGAGTAAAGCATCAGCTTGCAATTCATGATACCTGGTAGCTGTTCGGACCATCACCAACTAATCCAAGTTCAGCCATATAAGGCCTAGCACAACCATTTGGGCAACCAGTTATCCTAATAACAACGGATTCGCTGTACTTGAGACCAACCTGATAACAGGACAAGCATAGCCATTAGTGCCTAAATTCTCATGTATTAATGTTCATGTGTTCATGCACACAGAAACAAGCCCCCAAACAAGGATCAATCCCTTGGACTAGTCATTACAACCATcagttttttttatcaaacatGAAGAGCATTATCACACCCGGCATTGCAAACACAGGTAATCGTCTTTGCccatcaataataatataccTTTTCAAATACAGCTCGAACTCGCTTAAGGATGTCTGGAATTCCTCTCTCGGCTTCTGTTATTGCCAAAGGGCAAAGTGGCATAGCTGGACATGCCATCGCAGTTACGTTCAGGGGATCTACATACTTTGGGTGCTGTAAAATCATAACTCAGTCAAAAAAAGTGCacatacaaaagaaaaaaaaaaaaagttccaccaaaaaaatggaaacaacTTCATAATTCTAACTTCCATGTTAATATAACGCAAATCCATCCTAGCATAAGCAGCTCAGCATCAATTGTGCATATTACAGCAGAAATAGAAATTCTTGCCACCCGGTGTCTTTGAGATAAGCAACTTTCAACGTCACATCAGCTCGGTTATTATAGACAAACTGGAAAGCTCTTCggtttctttccttttttttttctttttttttgaatgAGATGACAAACTGAAAAGCTAGAACTATTCAATTCAAGGAAAGCCAATTGAGATGTTTGTGCTAAATTTAAACATGTAGGTTTATAATTTTCAGAAAGTACTCAATCACCAAGTAGTGCCAAAGAATAATAGTTTACCAGCAAACCACTTTGTGCAAGAGCTGTAGTAATGGGACGCTTCCAAGCATTGCGAATGTTGGTCAAGATGATGTTTTGATTTGGGGTGATACGAACATCCAAATTATATTTCTCAATCACCTCCCTCAAAGTCTTCTTCATTTGCCCAGCAATACGACCACTATCAACATGTAGCCCACAATATAAGTGACCATCACCCTGAAAAGTAGCAAGATTCTCAGGCAAGGTGGACAATAAATGTTCAAGTCTATGAGGCAAAAGCCAGACATCAAAGGAACTGTTCATTTGCTGATAGTTTATGGAGGCACTAAAGGAAAAAGATCATCATTATCgattattgtatttaatttcttacaGATGATGGCCCTCCTTATCAACAGGCAtgccaaaaatgaaaatcaaattcctggataacattttttatcacagtatttaaaatacaatttcAATACAATAATGTTTCTAACTTTAATCGATGAATTTAATACATAAAGCTTGGGGGAAATGATATTTAGGTGGCATACATTTTCCAGAAGTATATACAACGTTCATGTTTGAAAGTAGAATGTGTCTAAAACAATTCAACATTCCATGTCTATAGTAAATTCTTATCAAACATTGCAGTGTGAATACTGTAGCCTGAATCAAAGAGATGACGTAAGGCTCCCCTCAGCATTTAAAAGAAGcaacaattcaaatattagAGCTAACAAAATCAGATGTCGTACAGGGTTCAGAACTAACCTGCTCGTGCCACCCCAAGTAACTTTCAAACTTCCACTCTGGTAATTCCCGGAAAGGTTTAAATTTCTTCCCATAATATTGCTCCACAACACTCCTAAATTTTTCAATCCCCCAGGAACTGATCAAGTATTTTAGTCTACTATATTTGCGATCATCTCTTCTACCATTTTCACGTTGCGTGACAACAATAGCTTTAACTGCATATAGAATATCCTCCTTGGGAACGTATCCTAATGGCTCTCCCAAACGTGGAAAGGTGGTCTCTTGTCTATGAGTTCTTCCCATGCCCCCTCCAACCTGCAGAAGGAATTATTAAGCAAAATGCTACTGGAACATGGGACATTttattctctaaaaaaaaataataacttcaAATTCTGATATTTGTAGGTACTAAATCCACTTACATATATGTTGAACCCTTGAGGCTCCCCCTCAGCATCAGAAATGACGACAACACCAATATCGTTTGTGAGAATGTCTACAGAGTTGTCAACTGGAACAGTCACtgcaattttaaattttctaggGAGGAATTGAGTTCCATATATAGGCTCAGGAGAATCCTCAAAATTTGTTCCATGAGAATTGTCATTACGGGCCTCCACCACTTCTGGAGGTTCTGCCGACATGAATTTCTCCCCATCTACCCACATATCATAATAAAATCCTGATTGAGGAGTTAATAAAGCAGCAATGTTTTCGGCAGTTTGCTGGGCAAAAAGGTAATCTTTTCTCACAAGTGGGGCAGCGGGAGCAAGAACGTTCCTGTTAAGGTCACCACAAGCACCAAGCGTTGAACCCATGCTCCGAATAATGGTGCTCATAACTGTCTTCAGATCCTTCTTGAGAACTCCATGTAGCTGAAATGTTTGTCTGGTGGTTAGACGAAGCGTCCCAATTCCAAATTGATCAGCAAGATCATCCATTGTCAAATACAGCTGGTTTGACACTTTCCCACAAGGATTCTTGGTACGAAGCATGAACGAATAAGACCTCTGTCCTCGATCTTCTCTGTTATACTGCTGATAGCTCCCATGAAATTTGATCAATTGTGTGGCAGCCTCGTTTATGTTAGGGGCATCAGTCAACAACTCCTCATTAAGAGGGTATCTTATATAATTGCTATGTTCTTTGAAAATTTCGACCTTACTACGCTTCGGCTCAGCTGCAACACCAGGCTTTGCTGGCTGCAAAATTGGCCACAAATTTTACAGAAATATAAACCTATGTCAGTAAAAGTTCACCTCACTAATCAAAAACATATCACCAGGCAACAAAAATCCATGCAGTAACAAGCATTACTTTCATAGTCTTCATATTATTCCGTGGAATGGGCTAATTTTTAGGATAATCAACAAACTTGTACCACAATAGAGCAGAATGTAAAAGAGAAtccatctaaaaaaaaatcttttagtagccaacaaaatcaaaagagaatATATTCGATTATAACTGTGGCACGATAAAAGCAT
This sequence is a window from Cucurbita pepo subsp. pepo cultivar mu-cu-16 chromosome LG04, ASM280686v2, whole genome shotgun sequence. Protein-coding genes within it:
- the LOC111792999 gene encoding sulfite reductase [ferredoxin], chloroplastic-like is translated as MTTTSFGASNAAVFTDPTIQIHTFHGLKSTTSLALARHVRFFAPSSSPSSSSSYPLLVRAVSTPAKPGVAAEPKRSKVEIFKEHSNYIRYPLNEELLTDAPNINEAATQLIKFHGSYQQYNREDRGQRSYSFMLRTKNPCGKVSNQLYLTMDDLADQFGIGTLRLTTRQTFQLHGVLKKDLKTVMSTIIRSMGSTLGACGDLNRNVLAPAAPLVRKDYLFAQQTAENIAALLTPQSGFYYDMWVDGEKFMSAEPPEVVEARNDNSHGTNFEDSPEPIYGTQFLPRKFKIAVTVPVDNSVDILTNDIGVVVISDAEGEPQGFNIYVGGGMGRTHRQETTFPRLGEPLGYVPKEDILYAVKAIVVTQRENGRRDDRKYSRLKYLISSWGIEKFRSVVEQYYGKKFKPFRELPEWKFESYLGWHEQGDGHLYCGLHVDSGRIAGQMKKTLREVIEKYNLDVRITPNQNIILTNIRNAWKRPITTALAQSGLLHPKYVDPLNVTAMACPAMPLCPLAITEAERGIPDILKRVRAVFEKVGLKYSESVVIRITGCPNGCARPYMAELGLVGDGPNSYQLWLGGKPNQTSLARTFMDKVKIHDLEKVLEPLFYHWKRKRHSKESFGDFTNRLGFEKLKELVEKWDGPVLAPARYNLKLFADKDTFEAMDNLARLQNKNAHQLAMEVVRNYVAAQQNGRNE